A DNA window from Desertibacillus haloalkaliphilus contains the following coding sequences:
- a CDS encoding stage V sporulation protein D, giving the protein MRVSNVTVRKRLIFVLLVGLLVFTIIAIRLGYVQFALGDWLTDQAEDSWSRNIPFEAKRGEILDRNDTVLATNVSAPSVLVVPRQVTNPSEAAEKLAVTLNMDRERAYEFLTKQESIVRINPEGRKIDKQKASEVRALDIDGVYIAEDSLRHYPNGKYLSHVLGFAGIDNQGLTGLELYYDERLNGEDGHVSFFSDAKGQRMPDLADEYTPPVDGLNLRLTVDTRVQTILERELDIAEAQYNPDGAIGIAMNPNTGEILGMSSRPHFNPENFQEVPPEVYNQNKPVWSQYEPGSTFKIITLAAAIEEGEVDLEKDTFNDPGFIEVSGHRLRCWKKGGHGEQTFLEVVQNSCNPGFVTLGERLGKDRLFDYIEGFGFGEKTGIDLQGEGKGILFDRDRVGPLEQATTAFGQGVSVTPLQQVTAVSAAINGGYLYQPFIAKEWVDPETGKVVDSQTPIMKEQIISEETSKEVRHALEHVVALGTGKGAYVDGYRVGGKTGTAQKAKDGQYLKNNHIVSFIGFAPADDPEIVVYVAIDNPKDTMQFGGVVAAPIVGNVIGDSLRALGVEKRTDQIEKELDWNDEPLVEVPDLIGRTKRDLNESYYELNVNASGEGETVLAQAPEPGIKVEAGSTIRIYMGDKNE; this is encoded by the coding sequence GTGCGAGTATCTAATGTGACGGTACGTAAACGGCTAATTTTCGTTTTATTGGTTGGTCTCCTTGTGTTTACCATTATTGCCATCCGGCTCGGTTATGTGCAGTTTGCCCTTGGAGATTGGTTAACGGATCAAGCGGAAGACTCTTGGAGCCGTAATATTCCGTTTGAGGCAAAGAGAGGTGAAATTCTGGACCGAAATGACACAGTGTTAGCGACAAATGTCAGTGCGCCTTCTGTTCTTGTCGTCCCAAGGCAAGTGACAAACCCATCTGAAGCAGCTGAAAAATTGGCAGTAACCCTTAATATGGATCGGGAAAGAGCCTATGAATTTTTGACAAAACAGGAATCGATTGTCCGCATTAATCCGGAAGGTAGAAAAATTGATAAACAAAAGGCGAGTGAAGTTCGGGCCCTCGATATTGATGGGGTTTATATTGCCGAAGATAGCTTACGTCATTATCCGAATGGAAAGTACCTTTCTCATGTGCTTGGGTTCGCAGGTATTGATAATCAAGGGTTAACGGGACTCGAACTCTATTATGACGAACGGCTTAACGGGGAAGATGGCCATGTGTCCTTCTTTTCAGATGCAAAAGGGCAACGGATGCCTGATTTAGCAGATGAGTATACCCCCCCGGTTGATGGATTAAATTTAAGGTTAACGGTCGATACTAGAGTGCAAACCATCCTTGAACGAGAGCTAGACATTGCTGAAGCACAGTATAATCCAGATGGGGCGATTGGAATTGCGATGAACCCGAATACCGGTGAAATCCTTGGGATGTCGAGTCGACCACATTTTAATCCTGAAAATTTCCAAGAGGTCCCACCTGAAGTGTATAATCAAAATAAGCCGGTTTGGAGTCAATATGAACCGGGGTCGACGTTTAAGATTATCACGTTAGCAGCGGCGATTGAAGAAGGTGAAGTTGACTTAGAAAAAGATACGTTTAATGATCCGGGATTTATTGAAGTCTCTGGACATCGTCTGCGATGTTGGAAAAAAGGTGGACATGGTGAGCAAACATTTTTAGAGGTCGTACAAAACTCCTGTAACCCTGGTTTTGTTACATTAGGTGAACGTTTAGGAAAAGATCGTTTATTTGATTACATTGAAGGCTTTGGCTTTGGAGAGAAAACAGGGATTGACCTTCAAGGTGAAGGGAAAGGGATTTTATTTGATCGCGATCGGGTTGGCCCTCTAGAGCAAGCGACGACCGCATTTGGTCAAGGAGTTTCAGTTACACCGCTTCAACAAGTGACAGCCGTTTCAGCAGCGATTAACGGAGGGTACTTATATCAACCATTTATAGCAAAAGAATGGGTTGATCCTGAAACGGGAAAAGTGGTAGATAGTCAAACACCGATCATGAAAGAACAAATCATCTCAGAAGAAACATCAAAAGAAGTTCGACATGCATTAGAACACGTCGTCGCACTAGGGACTGGAAAAGGTGCCTATGTTGATGGCTATCGTGTCGGGGGAAAGACAGGTACTGCACAAAAGGCCAAAGACGGTCAATACCTAAAGAATAATCACATTGTTTCTTTTATTGGCTTTGCCCCAGCCGATGATCCTGAAATCGTTGTCTATGTTGCGATTGATAATCCAAAAGACACGATGCAATTTGGTGGGGTTGTAGCTGCACCAATTGTTGGCAATGTCATCGGTGATAGTCTTCGGGCTTTAGGGGTTGAGAAACGTACGGATCAAATAGAAAAGGAACTTGACTGGAATGATGAGCCACTTGTAGAGGTGCCAGATTTAATTGGTAGAACGAAACGTGATCTCAATGAATCGTATTATGAACTCAATGTCAATGCATCTGGTGAAGGAGAAACCGTCCTTGCTCAGGCTCCGGAACCTGGGATAAAAGTAGAAGCAGGTTCAACAATTCGTATTTATATGGGTGACAAAAACGAATGA
- a CDS encoding penicillin-binding protein, translated as MEEKRNVAFNYRAILLLAFFLLLFSGLFGRIVYLQVTKEAHGQDLQALAEERWTRETVLEGRRGTIFDRNGGTLAQEISSYTVYAVLDESYPNSVRDPRRTAEELGPVLDIPVDELEQRLEAGIANERFQVEFGVRAKHLSFEKKEEVETLELPGILFRKEPRRYYPKQTYASHVLGYTDRDMGNARMGLESSLNDFLVPEDGFVRYQSDRTGVRLPSPNETIQEPKHGYDVYLTLDSNIQTALEQTMTQVEEQYEPERMIAIVADPKSGEILAMSNRPSFNPNLYEQITNYTNYAVSDRFEPGSTFKVFTLAAAIEEGVYNGEDTFQSGSYQVFDRYISDHNYGRGWGEITYNEGVQRSSNVAFSKLVMEDLGREAFYEYIERFGFTEPTGIDLPNEATGLIANQYPIDAATTAIGQATAVTPIQQIQAATAVANGGKMMKPYVIDRIVNPETGTVVRETEAEVAGEPISEQTAAEVRDILETVVTSPAGTGKPYYIEGFEVAGKTGTAQIPDPEGGYLSGGNQNIFSFIGMAPKDDPQVVVYVAVDRPKLEPTEVGSAPVSNVFNSVMKHSLQYLNITPTIEEIEEKAEEGVLIEDYQGQPIASVKEELEAEGVDVTVVGTGSAVEDQMPLVGSHVFAGERVILRSDGQRWEMPDLEGWSLRDVMKFSQVMELQPNLVGSGFVVDQSIAPGSEIQIRDYLAVELRKPNEVIEESLDDEDQLPIIE; from the coding sequence GTGGAGGAGAAACGAAATGTCGCATTTAACTACCGAGCGATTTTGTTGTTAGCTTTCTTTCTGTTGTTATTTTCCGGTTTGTTTGGTCGTATTGTCTATCTTCAAGTAACAAAAGAAGCTCATGGGCAAGATTTACAAGCATTGGCGGAAGAACGATGGACGAGAGAGACGGTGCTAGAAGGAAGAAGAGGAACGATTTTTGATCGAAATGGAGGAACCCTTGCTCAGGAGATCAGTTCCTATACCGTATATGCGGTTCTAGATGAAAGCTATCCAAATTCAGTTAGGGACCCGCGTCGAACAGCTGAAGAGTTGGGGCCTGTACTAGATATACCTGTTGACGAACTTGAACAGCGTTTGGAGGCAGGAATCGCTAATGAACGATTTCAAGTAGAATTTGGGGTCCGTGCGAAGCATTTAAGCTTTGAGAAGAAAGAGGAGGTTGAAACACTCGAGTTGCCTGGAATCTTATTTCGAAAAGAGCCACGTCGCTATTATCCTAAGCAAACCTATGCCTCTCATGTTCTTGGTTATACCGATCGTGATATGGGGAATGCGAGAATGGGATTAGAAAGTAGCTTGAATGATTTTCTCGTTCCTGAAGATGGGTTTGTTCGCTATCAAAGTGATCGTACAGGGGTAAGGTTGCCAAGCCCAAATGAGACGATTCAGGAGCCAAAGCATGGCTATGATGTATATTTAACTCTTGACTCGAATATTCAGACGGCACTTGAGCAAACGATGACTCAGGTTGAAGAGCAGTATGAACCAGAGCGAATGATTGCGATTGTCGCAGATCCGAAATCAGGTGAAATATTAGCGATGAGTAATCGTCCTAGTTTCAATCCGAATCTTTATGAACAGATCACTAATTATACGAATTATGCTGTGTCCGACCGATTTGAGCCGGGATCTACATTTAAAGTATTTACGCTAGCAGCGGCGATAGAAGAAGGAGTATATAACGGTGAGGATACGTTCCAATCAGGAAGTTACCAAGTGTTTGACAGATATATATCCGATCATAACTATGGTCGAGGCTGGGGTGAAATTACGTATAATGAAGGCGTGCAGCGGTCATCGAATGTTGCCTTCTCAAAACTTGTGATGGAAGACCTCGGTCGTGAAGCCTTTTACGAATACATTGAACGCTTTGGATTCACAGAGCCGACAGGGATTGACTTACCGAATGAAGCAACAGGGCTAATTGCCAACCAGTATCCGATTGATGCGGCAACGACTGCGATTGGACAAGCGACAGCTGTTACGCCCATTCAGCAAATTCAAGCGGCAACAGCAGTTGCCAATGGTGGCAAAATGATGAAGCCGTATGTGATTGACCGAATTGTTAACCCTGAAACAGGAACAGTTGTGCGTGAAACAGAAGCAGAGGTGGCTGGAGAGCCAATCTCAGAGCAAACAGCAGCTGAGGTTCGGGATATTTTAGAAACGGTTGTCACATCCCCTGCTGGTACCGGGAAACCATACTACATCGAAGGTTTTGAAGTAGCAGGTAAGACAGGTACTGCACAAATTCCAGATCCTGAAGGTGGTTATCTATCAGGTGGAAATCAAAATATCTTTTCGTTTATTGGTATGGCACCAAAAGATGACCCACAAGTTGTCGTCTATGTTGCTGTAGATCGTCCGAAGTTGGAGCCAACTGAAGTAGGTTCAGCACCTGTTTCAAATGTGTTTAACAGTGTGATGAAGCACAGTTTACAATATTTAAATATCACACCAACCATAGAAGAGATTGAAGAAAAAGCTGAAGAAGGGGTCTTAATCGAGGATTATCAAGGGCAGCCGATTGCGTCTGTAAAAGAGGAGTTAGAAGCAGAAGGTGTGGATGTTACGGTCGTCGGAACTGGCTCGGCCGTTGAAGATCAAATGCCACTTGTTGGCTCACATGTATTTGCAGGTGAAAGAGTAATTCTGCGCTCCGATGGGCAACGGTGGGAGATGCCAGACCTTGAAGGGTGGTCACTACGCGATGTGATGAAATTTTCACAAGTGATGGAGCTGCAACCGAATCTAGTCGGTTCAGGGTTCGTTGTCGATCAAAGCATAGCTCCAGGTAGCGAGATCCAAATTCGTGATTACCTTGCTGTTGAGCTACGAAAGCCAAATGAGGTGATCGAGGAATCTTTAGATGATGAAGATCAACTACCAATAATAGAATAA
- the ftsL gene encoding cell division protein FtsL, producing the protein MMGNLARDIQQQQRTEQKQVKRQVRKTGKMTITRGEKVLWSMLLVGVVVLVSIMVTNFATIYAVNKDIHSLERSISQQANVNDGLQLQVIELSAPDRILHIATEELGMTLDDNKVRVIQN; encoded by the coding sequence ATGATGGGGAATCTTGCACGTGACATTCAACAACAGCAAAGGACTGAACAAAAGCAGGTTAAGAGGCAAGTTCGCAAGACTGGGAAAATGACGATTACTAGAGGAGAAAAAGTACTATGGTCGATGTTGCTTGTGGGAGTTGTTGTACTTGTTTCAATTATGGTTACAAACTTCGCGACGATTTACGCTGTTAATAAAGATATTCATTCATTAGAGCGTTCCATCTCACAGCAAGCAAATGTCAATGATGGCCTGCAGCTACAAGTGATTGAATTAAGTGCTCCAGATCGAATTTTACATATTGCTACTGAAGAGTTAGGCATGACCCTTGATGATAATAAGGTGCGGGTAATTCAAAACTAG
- the rsmH gene encoding 16S rRNA (cytosine(1402)-N(4))-methyltransferase RsmH: MFDHVTVLKEESVNGLQIKPGGIYVDCTLGGAGHSELILSKLTEGGHLYAFDQDDVALANAREKLNHYEGRFTLIKSNFRFLRQELEERGVLSVDGVLFDLGVSSPQLDEAERGFSYHQDAPLDMRMDQSSELTAYKVVNEWEYSRLVKTIYRYGEEKFAKQIARKIENAREKKAIETTGELVELIKEAIPAPARRTGGHPAKRTFQAIRIAVNDELTAFEEALEDTISMLNHGGRVCVITFHSLEDRICKDMFKEASKGPDLPPGLPVIPEGYEPELKVVTRKPIIPSEEEVKGNKRARSSKLRIAEKQ, encoded by the coding sequence ATGTTCGATCACGTAACGGTTCTGAAGGAAGAATCCGTCAACGGGTTACAAATAAAGCCAGGTGGCATCTATGTTGATTGTACATTAGGTGGTGCAGGTCATAGTGAGTTGATTTTATCAAAACTTACAGAGGGGGGGCACCTCTATGCTTTTGATCAAGATGATGTAGCCCTTGCCAACGCTAGAGAGAAGTTGAATCATTATGAGGGGAGATTCACCCTCATTAAAAGTAATTTTCGTTTTCTTCGTCAAGAGCTAGAAGAACGAGGGGTTTTATCGGTAGATGGGGTGTTGTTTGACCTCGGTGTGTCATCACCTCAGCTTGATGAAGCGGAAAGGGGCTTTAGTTATCACCAAGATGCTCCACTTGATATGCGTATGGATCAAAGCTCAGAGTTGACGGCTTACAAGGTTGTGAATGAGTGGGAGTATTCCCGGTTAGTGAAAACAATTTATCGTTATGGGGAAGAGAAATTTGCAAAACAGATTGCAAGGAAAATTGAAAACGCCCGAGAGAAGAAAGCCATTGAAACGACAGGTGAATTGGTAGAGCTCATTAAGGAAGCGATCCCAGCCCCAGCAAGAAGGACAGGAGGTCACCCTGCAAAACGAACGTTCCAAGCGATTCGGATTGCAGTGAATGATGAACTTACTGCCTTTGAGGAGGCGCTTGAGGACACGATTTCGATGTTAAACCATGGAGGTAGGGTGTGTGTAATTACGTTTCACTCCTTAGAGGATCGGATCTGTAAGGATATGTTTAAAGAAGCCAGTAAAGGGCCGGATTTACCTCCAGGATTACCGGTCATACCAGAAGGATATGAACCTGAATTAAAAGTGGTTACTAGAAAGCCAATCATACCTAGCGAAGAAGAAGTAAAAGGAAATAAACGAGCACGCTCATCTAAGTTGCGTATTGCTGAAAAACAATAA
- the mraZ gene encoding division/cell wall cluster transcriptional repressor MraZ produces the protein MFMGEYQHNIDEKGRIIIPAKFRQALGETFVMTRGLDHSLFVYPYEEWQKLEAKLKDLPFTKKDARAFTRFFFSGATECELDKQGRVTIVSPLRHYADLKKECVVIGVSNRVEIWSKAIWEKYFAEAEESFSEIAENIVDFDL, from the coding sequence ATGTTCATGGGGGAGTATCAACACAATATAGATGAGAAGGGACGAATCATTATCCCGGCGAAATTCCGTCAAGCTCTTGGTGAGACCTTTGTGATGACGCGGGGACTCGACCATAGTTTATTTGTGTATCCCTATGAAGAATGGCAAAAGCTTGAAGCGAAGTTAAAGGACTTGCCGTTTACAAAAAAGGATGCCAGAGCCTTTACTCGATTTTTCTTCTCGGGTGCGACAGAATGCGAATTAGATAAACAGGGGAGAGTAACCATTGTATCCCCCCTTCGTCATTATGCGGATCTGAAGAAAGAGTGTGTAGTGATTGGTGTTTCTAATCGGGTGGAAATCTGGAGTAAAGCGATCTGGGAGAAATACTTTGCTGAAGCGGAAGAATCCTTTTCAGAGATTGCCGAAAATATTGTTGATTTTGATTTGTAG
- the bshC gene encoding bacillithiol biosynthesis cysteine-adding enzyme BshC, which yields MIVKDVELSPKTKVANDYINQQNVTRFFDYGFSDECLAKRYHDLQARSYERKRLVSHLKMYNKQFLYHEGALTEVDKLADEKSVAVVGGQQAGILTGPLYTIHKVLTILNVAHKQEQKLGVPVVPLFWIAGEDHDFDEINHLFVTKGDQLKKHVIPQATNKAPASTIHMDQSLVQEWVTDLFRYFGETKSTKEILLKLEELIERSSTYVHFFAEVIRWLFKDTNLVLIDSGDEQLRTIESPHFKQMIEQNEQIQTSFLAQAEKLQAMGYGTPIELANDQANLFYLHDGQRQLLKRDAEGTYYFSKNEAVRFSQVELLEIAEKEPQRLSNNVVTRPLMQEMVLPVLAFVAGPGEIAYWATLKQVFHSFHYTMPPLIPRMNITIVDRESGKWLEKKGLALETVLQESLQAEKERWYREQRQWDVSTVANDVIAQVEQAHERLRSLATDIDPGLAALSEKNGQKIHSEVRFLEQKMEERIREGYEVELRRYDHVERHLSPLGGAPQERIWNIFYFLNLYGSDFLTRMSRVDFPQTHSHKVIYV from the coding sequence ATGATTGTGAAAGATGTAGAGCTTTCACCAAAAACGAAGGTAGCTAATGATTACATAAATCAACAGAACGTCACTCGTTTTTTTGATTATGGTTTTAGTGATGAGTGTCTTGCCAAACGTTATCACGATCTACAGGCGAGGTCATATGAGCGTAAACGTTTGGTTTCTCACTTGAAAATGTATAATAAGCAGTTCTTATACCACGAAGGCGCACTAACAGAAGTTGATAAGCTAGCAGATGAAAAGAGTGTTGCTGTCGTTGGGGGGCAGCAAGCAGGCATCTTGACTGGACCACTATATACCATTCATAAAGTGTTGACGATTCTAAATGTAGCACATAAACAAGAGCAAAAGCTTGGTGTTCCGGTTGTTCCGCTTTTTTGGATTGCGGGAGAGGATCACGATTTTGATGAAATTAATCATCTATTTGTCACAAAAGGTGATCAGCTAAAGAAACATGTTATTCCGCAAGCAACGAACAAAGCCCCAGCTTCTACCATTCATATGGATCAATCACTTGTGCAGGAGTGGGTAACAGATTTGTTTCGTTATTTCGGTGAAACGAAATCTACAAAGGAAATACTTCTTAAACTTGAAGAGCTGATTGAACGTTCGTCCACGTATGTCCATTTCTTTGCGGAAGTTATTCGTTGGTTATTCAAGGATACGAACCTTGTGCTGATTGACTCAGGGGATGAACAGTTGCGTACGATTGAATCTCCTCATTTTAAGCAAATGATTGAACAAAATGAGCAGATTCAGACGAGTTTTTTAGCGCAAGCAGAGAAATTACAAGCAATGGGGTACGGGACACCGATTGAACTTGCAAATGATCAGGCGAATTTATTTTATTTACATGATGGTCAGCGACAGCTGCTAAAACGAGATGCTGAAGGTACTTATTATTTTTCGAAAAATGAAGCTGTAAGGTTTTCGCAGGTTGAACTGTTAGAGATTGCAGAAAAAGAACCTCAGCGCTTAAGTAACAATGTTGTGACAAGACCACTGATGCAAGAAATGGTTTTACCAGTATTAGCTTTTGTGGCTGGTCCGGGTGAAATTGCATATTGGGCCACGTTGAAACAAGTTTTTCATTCCTTTCATTACACGATGCCTCCATTAATCCCGCGAATGAATATAACCATTGTTGATCGTGAAAGTGGAAAATGGCTCGAAAAAAAAGGTTTGGCGCTTGAAACGGTCTTACAAGAAAGTCTTCAAGCGGAGAAGGAACGCTGGTATCGTGAGCAGAGACAGTGGGATGTCTCTACTGTTGCTAATGATGTCATCGCTCAAGTGGAGCAGGCGCATGAAAGATTACGTTCGCTCGCGACGGACATCGATCCTGGCTTAGCAGCTTTATCGGAGAAAAATGGACAAAAAATTCATTCGGAAGTTCGTTTCTTAGAACAGAAAATGGAAGAGAGAATTCGTGAAGGGTATGAGGTTGAATTGCGGCGTTACGATCATGTAGAACGCCATTTATCACCCCTTGGTGGGGCTCCGCAAGAACGCATCTGGAATATTTTTTATTTTTTAAATCTATATGGATCAGACTTTTTGACTAGGATGAGTCGTGTCGACTTTCCGCAAACTCATTCACATAAGGTCATATATGTCTAA
- a CDS encoding DUF3397 domain-containing protein yields the protein MSSALAWLMATVITLPLFGWYLVYLFTVKLTRKKSKAIRVASDVSTLFLICAVYFIMYELWGQSFLWLLMIIILMVAIVFTLLHWKLSDDIHMVRLIRGIWRFNFLLFAIGYVCLSVYGLVISAVGII from the coding sequence TTGAGTAGTGCCTTAGCTTGGTTGATGGCGACGGTGATTACCTTGCCGCTGTTTGGCTGGTATCTCGTTTATCTATTTACGGTTAAATTAACCCGAAAGAAATCGAAGGCGATCCGGGTAGCATCGGATGTTTCTACTCTGTTTTTAATATGTGCTGTCTATTTTATTATGTATGAACTGTGGGGGCAGTCGTTTCTTTGGTTACTTATGATTATCATACTAATGGTGGCGATTGTTTTTACGCTGCTGCATTGGAAGTTATCTGATGATATCCATATGGTACGCCTCATTCGTGGGATTTGGCGATTTAACTTCCTTTTATTTGCAATTGGCTATGTCTGTCTAAGTGTGTATGGGCTAGTGATTAGTGCGGTGGGGATTATATGA
- a CDS encoding 2-dehydropantoate 2-reductase codes for MKIGVIGAGAIGLLIASYLDDCGHRVTVYTKRAEQAERISGVGIRRSVWQMTTTHDVRAVPFSADAVEAEEIVFIALKQYQLAEHREEVEKLTRKVGALVFLQNGMSHLSIVEALSECKVYLGIVEHGALKTSEHEVIHTGAGCLKVGIYRQERKRDRELFTQLTEVGFSTMIQSDWEMIMKQKLVVNAVINPLTALYRVNNGQLMTNTSMKTNMYRLYKEAISVLGIEQIDLWEQVCAVCEQTSTNRSSMLRDIELNRKTEVDAITGYLVKQADDRGLTVPYTRFVYDSIKGLESKQKEARGEER; via the coding sequence TTGAAAATTGGAGTAATTGGTGCGGGTGCAATAGGATTATTGATCGCCAGCTACTTAGATGATTGTGGTCACCGGGTAACGGTATATACGAAAAGAGCTGAACAAGCGGAGCGGATTTCAGGTGTCGGTATCCGTCGTTCGGTTTGGCAAATGACAACGACGCATGACGTGCGTGCAGTGCCTTTTTCTGCTGATGCAGTAGAGGCAGAGGAGATCGTTTTTATTGCATTGAAACAATATCAGTTGGCGGAACATAGAGAAGAAGTGGAGAAACTTACCCGAAAAGTTGGTGCTCTAGTTTTTTTACAAAATGGGATGTCACATCTTTCAATTGTAGAAGCGCTTAGTGAATGTAAGGTTTACCTTGGTATTGTAGAGCATGGCGCCTTGAAAACATCAGAGCATGAGGTTATTCATACTGGTGCTGGGTGTCTGAAGGTTGGTATCTACCGTCAAGAGCGTAAACGAGATCGCGAGCTCTTCACTCAATTAACAGAGGTTGGTTTTTCGACTATGATTCAGTCTGATTGGGAGATGATCATGAAGCAAAAGTTGGTTGTCAATGCTGTGATCAACCCACTTACCGCCCTTTATCGTGTGAATAACGGGCAGTTGATGACAAACACTTCGATGAAAACAAATATGTACCGTTTGTATAAAGAGGCTATAAGCGTATTAGGGATTGAACAAATCGACCTTTGGGAACAGGTGTGTGCGGTTTGTGAGCAAACATCTACAAACCGGTCCTCAATGTTACGAGACATTGAATTGAACCGTAAGACTGAAGTTGATGCGATTACGGGTTATCTGGTGAAACAGGCTGATGACCGAGGTCTGACTGTTCCGTATACTCGCTTTGTTTATGATAGTATCAAAGGGCTCGAATCTAAACAAAAAGAGGCAAGGGGGGAGGAACGTTGA
- a CDS encoding N-acetyltransferase has translation MDSIKVERLLINFKTLEDFQDFREYGIQELSMKEDLEGNIIENDSESPFYGIYFGNKLVARMSLYLIEGKFDRYFEPRQDYLELWKLEVLEPYRSKGFGTALVNHAKSFNLPIKTNARQRSSHFWEKMGFEAITYQEQRDRGENPYVWFPEGVKEQKKD, from the coding sequence ATGGACAGCATCAAAGTTGAACGATTACTGATTAATTTTAAAACATTAGAAGACTTTCAGGATTTCCGTGAATACGGGATCCAAGAGCTATCAATGAAAGAGGACCTCGAAGGAAACATTATTGAAAACGATAGCGAATCGCCCTTTTATGGGATTTACTTCGGCAATAAGCTTGTTGCTAGAATGAGTTTGTATTTAATAGAAGGGAAATTCGATCGTTATTTTGAGCCACGACAAGATTACCTAGAGCTTTGGAAACTAGAAGTACTTGAACCATATCGAAGCAAAGGGTTTGGAACAGCACTTGTAAATCATGCAAAATCATTTAATTTACCTATAAAAACAAACGCAAGGCAACGTTCTTCTCACTTTTGGGAGAAAATGGGCTTTGAAGCAATTACTTATCAAGAACAGCGCGACCGCGGTGAAAACCCATACGTCTGGTTCCCCGAAGGTGTAAAGGAGCAAAAAAAGGACTAA
- a CDS encoding RsfA family transcriptional regulator, whose protein sequence is MSMVRQDAWSSDEDLILAEVVLRHIREGSTQLAAFEEVGERLSRTAAACGFRWNSAIRKKYEAAISLAKKQRKKAQRELVDDQSQLHAVEAAAETNVYDKVEASGIDLEQTSSEEKEVSKGPSTNRELTFDDVISFLQTQRDEAGHELYTINENNELRKQVEALQRENDELKARLHGLEKDNEVINEDYKALIGIMERARKMAIIDEAPSKQERVKR, encoded by the coding sequence ATGTCTATGGTTCGTCAAGATGCATGGAGCAGTGATGAGGATCTTATCCTAGCAGAAGTTGTTTTGCGTCATATCCGAGAAGGTAGTACCCAGTTAGCGGCGTTTGAAGAAGTGGGGGAACGCTTGTCACGTACGGCTGCCGCTTGTGGGTTTCGTTGGAACTCAGCAATTCGGAAAAAATACGAAGCTGCGATATCTCTAGCAAAGAAGCAGCGTAAGAAAGCGCAGCGAGAGTTAGTAGATGACCAATCACAACTACATGCCGTCGAAGCGGCAGCTGAAACGAATGTTTACGATAAGGTTGAAGCGAGTGGAATTGATCTCGAACAAACGAGTTCCGAAGAAAAAGAGGTGAGCAAAGGACCCTCAACGAATCGTGAGTTAACGTTTGATGATGTTATTTCATTTTTGCAAACCCAAAGGGATGAAGCAGGACATGAGCTGTATACGATCAACGAAAATAACGAGCTTCGTAAACAGGTTGAAGCGCTTCAGCGCGAAAATGATGAGTTAAAAGCGCGTTTACATGGGTTAGAGAAGGACAATGAAGTGATAAACGAAGACTATAAAGCTTTGATTGGTATTATGGAACGGGCGCGTAAGATGGCGATTATCGATGAAGCTCCTAGCAAACAAGAACGTGTTAAGCGTTGA